In Aspergillus fumigatus Af293 chromosome 2, whole genome shotgun sequence, a genomic segment contains:
- the ime2 gene encoding serine/threonine-protein kinase, with translation MTISYDYPSRVPATTSMATLEDRFEVIKEVGDGSFGSVAVARVRTAGSNVARRGTMVAIKTMKKTFDSLAPCLELREVIFLRTLPAHPHLVPALDIFLDPLSRKLHICMEYMDGNLYQLMKSRDHKYLEGKHVKSILYQILSGLDHIHAHHFFHRDIKPENILVSTSAPNDSAFSRYSNLVTPPSTPPTYTVKIADFGLARETHSKSPYTTYVSTRWYRAPEVLLRAGEYSAPVDMWAVGAMAVEIATLKPLFPGGNEVDQVWRICEIMGSPGNWYSKSGTKLGGGEWREGSRLAQKLGFTFPKMAPHSMESILQPPHWPASLSHFVTWCLMWDPKNRPTSTQALNHEYFADAVDPLRPKSSTSRLLGRKQSDRSFRSPTPQSSDSPSVSSKPSWFRRSLIGRSESPAPALETDQAVRPSVVSYNTTPDLQANKTRPAAAKRATWANGAPMPILPSIRPVSPLSNAVTAQASSTLAHGGDNAQSGAAKASKKIGRQLSLNSHGNHYADVHRQEAERTLNGAGTTNATLNQKESFFSHLRKRARRLSGRNQANLATDDIEANAGCMPWSNRSSLALDSVNAGDAKQNSDLNDLDRALQNVKYSLDSAALGNVPVQITSTGDVSKRQSMPQGSIRAMTDSPVSTSGTPGPISSRTRRALQMSSHPVHRYETPEEEDELLDEVLHSASKAARRLAQGETLSDASSNYSRQAPGNDGSRPLPSPYPTPSPSAKCDGVSFGQQDSTPCRRDEKIDHASSNRQWPTPPYEERDWMNTTSSNF, from the exons ATGACTATCAGCTACGACTACCCGTCACGGGTTCCTGCCACCACTTCAATGGCGACCCTCGAAGACAGATTCGAAGTCATCAAGGAGGTCGGTGATGGAAGCTTTGGCAGTGTCGCAGTTGCTCGTGTACGGACAGCCGGCTCCAATGTTGCCAGGAGAGGTACTATG GTTGCAATCAAGACTATGAAAAAGACCTTCGACTCTTTGGCCCCTTGCTTAGAGCTGCGTGAGGTCATTTTCCTACGGACTCTACCCGCCCATCCCCACCTTGTCCCAGCCCTCGACATCTTCCTTGATCCACTCTCCCGAAAACTCCATATCTGCATGGAATATATGGATGGCAACCTCTACCAACTAATGAAGTCCCGAGACCATAAATACTTGGAGGGCAAACACGTGAAGAGTATCCTCTACCAAATCCTGTCGGGTCTGGACCACATCCATGCTCACCACTTCTTCCACCGCGACATCAAACCCGAGAATATCCTGGTATCAACATCTGCTCCGAACGACTCAGCGTTCAGCCGCTATTCAAATCTTGTCACTCCCCCTTCCACTCCTCCAACTTACACGGTGAAGATTGCCGATTTTGGCCTTGCACGCGAAACTCATTCGAAATCGCCATACACGACATATGTCTCAACCAGGTGGTACCGCGCCCCTGAGGTTCTCCTGCGTGCGGGAGAATACTCTGCGCCTGTAGATATGTGGGCTGTTGGTGCCATGGCAGTTGAAATCGCGACCCTGAAGCCGTTGTTCCCTGGTGGCAACGAGGTTGACCAGGTCTGGCGCATATGTGAGATAATGGGCAGTCCTGGCAACTGGTACAGCAAGTCAGGCACCAAGCTGGGTGGTGGTGAGTGGAGGGAAGGCTCTCGCTTGGCTCAGAAGCTAGGGTTCACATTTCCAAAG ATGGCGCCTCATTCTATGGAGAGCATCCTGCAGCCTCCTCACTGGCCTGCATCTTTGAGCCATTTCGTGACTTGGTGCCTGATGTGGGACCCTAAGAACAGACCAACTTCCACACAGGCATTGAATCACGAGTACTTCGCAGATGCTGTGGATCCTTTGCGGCCAAAATCTTCCACCTCGCGGCTGCTTGGCCGCAAACAGTCGGATAGGAGCTTCAGATCTCCCACTCCTCAGTCGAGCGACTCCCCCAGCGTGTCATCAAAGCCTTCATGGTTTAGAAGATCGCTGATTGGAAGATCGGAAAGCCCAGCCCCAGCTTTAGAAACTGACCAGGCTGTCCGACCGTCTGTTGTGTCGTACAACACTACACCCGATCTGCAAGCCAACAAGACCAGACCTGCTGCCGCTAAGCGCGCCACGTGGGCCAATGGGGCTCCTATGCCTATCCTCCCTTCAATCCGACCAGTCTCTCCCTTGTCTAATGCAGTTACAGCTCAGGCGAGCTCGACTCTTGCTCATGGTGGGGATAATGCCCAGTCCGGTGCTGCAAAAGCGAGCAAGAAGATTGGCCGACAACTGTCTCTGAACTCCCACGGTAATCACTATGCCGATGTTCACAGGCAAGAGGCAGAGCGAACGCTCAACGGAGCCGGGACTACGAACGCTACACTCAACCAGAAAgagagcttcttctctcACCTCCGCAAGAGGGCTCGCCGACTCTCCGGTCGCAACCAGGCCAATCTGGCGACCGATGATATCGAAGCCAACGCTGGCTGTATGCCGTGGTCAAACCGTTCTTCGCTCGCTTTGGACTCTGTGAATGCGGGAGATGCGAAGCAGAATTCCGACTTGAACGACTTGGACAGGGCTTTGCAGAATGTCAAGTACTCGCTGGACTCGGCCGCTCTCGGAAACGTCCCTGTCCAAATCACTTCGACGGGGGACGTCAGTAAGCGACAGTCCATGCCCCAGGGATCCATTCGGGCAATGACAGACAGCCCAGTCTCAACTAGTGGCACTCCCGGACCGATCTCGAGCCGGACAAGACGTGCGCTTCAGATGTCTTCTCATCCGGTTCACCGGTATGAAACccctgaagaagaggacgagctcTTGGATGAGGTGTTGCATTCGGCAAGCAAGGCGGCTAGACGTTTGGCACAAGGCGAAACATTGTCGGATGCTTCCTCCAACTACAGTCGCCAAGCTCCGGGAAATGACGGCTCCCGTCCCTTGCCCAGCCCCTATCCCACTCCATCACCGTCGGCAAAGTGTGATGGTGTCTCGTTTGGTCAGCAAGACTCAACTCCATGCAGACGAGACGAGAAGATCGACCATGCCAGTTCCAATCGCCAATGGCCCACCCCGCCTTACGAGGAGCGGGACTGGATGAACACGACATCGTCCAATTTCTGA